In the Gossypium arboreum isolate Shixiya-1 chromosome 10, ASM2569848v2, whole genome shotgun sequence genome, one interval contains:
- the LOC108489049 gene encoding uncharacterized protein LOC108489049 codes for MSSKKEEKTQAAADRIKAAALTAAKGLSRAQAERAAAAAARNVNAYGQKEEGPSRWQEKREAKRQMYLMSTEKAVRLGERKDKTSMSTMGASQCQKCFQAGHWTYECKNERVYMSRPSRTQQLKNPKLRMKLSISYDLDIPDVKDKKDDNRSKKSKRKYRSDSGSGSDSEASVFETDSGASSVTGSDYSSEGSSTDYSSSSESEEERKSRRRKKKQKQKKGRRRRYSSSSESSDSDSASDSDSDDRSNRRKSSRHGRRR; via the coding sequence ATGTCAagtaagaaagaagaaaaaactcAAGCTGCTGCCGACAGAATCAAGGCTGCTGCATTGACTGCTGCAAAAGGCCTCAGTCGAGCTCAGGCTGAAAGGGCAGCTGCTGCTGCAGCTCGAAATGTTAATGCTTATGGGCAAAAGGAAGAAGGGCCTAGCAGATGGCAGGAGAAGCGGGAAGCCAAGAGGCAGATGTATTTGATGAGCACAGAGAAGGCGGTGAGGTTAGGGGAAAGGAAAGACAAGACATCAATGTCTACAATGGGTGCTTCCCAGTGCCAAAAGTGTTTTCAAGCAGGGCATTGGACATACGAGTGCAAGAACGAACGGGTTTACATGTCACGACCCTCGAGAACTCAGCAGCTTAAGAACCCCAAACTCAGGATGAAACTTTCAATCTCTTATGATTTGGACATCCCAGATGTCAAGGATAAGAAGGATGATAATAGGTCTAAGAAAAGCAAAAGGAAGTATCGGTCAGATTCTGGTTCTGGTAGTGATAGTGAGGCTTCAGTTTTTGAGACTGACAGTGGTGCCTCATCTGTAACGGGATCGGATTATTCTTCAGAAGGGAGTAGTACTGATTACAGCTCATCATCTGAGTCGGAGGAAGAGAGGAAGAGTCggaggaggaagaagaagcaGAAGCAAAAGAAGGGGAGGCGTAGAAGGTACAGCTCATCTTCTGAGTCTTCTGATTCAGACTCGGCTTCAGATTCCGATTCTGATGATCGGAGCAATCGAAGGAAGAGCTCGAGGCATGGCAGAAGGCGCTGA